In Dehalococcoidia bacterium, a single window of DNA contains:
- a CDS encoding Holliday junction DNA helicase RuvB C-terminal domain-containing protein, with protein ETLAASIAEESDTIMDVYEPYLMQIGFLDRTPKGRQATRRAYEHLGVTYRAPTTQRPLFDG; from the coding sequence GAGACCCTCGCCGCCTCTATCGCCGAGGAGTCAGACACGATCATGGACGTCTACGAGCCCTACCTGATGCAGATCGGCTTTCTGGACCGCACGCCGAAGGGCCGCCAGGCCACGCGCCGCGCCTACGAGCACCTCGGCGTCACCTATCGGGCCCCGACTACGCAGCGCCCCCTCTTCGACGGCTAG
- a CDS encoding ABC transporter ATP-binding protein, translated as MAFWGGMGGMGGPGMGMGMGPGMGRPTMGQQGLRRSVDAWDDEELGAAYNHAVVMRILRYVRPYKLRALGAVAGVVITAILANIQPAVIGNAVDAAQRGDTAGVTRNGLLFLGFALGAWLGMFLQLSNAGWIGHRVLLKLRTEMFAHLQKLSLKFYDNNETGRVMSRVQNDVTSMQELLSSGFLTIFGDFIGLAVVIYLVTNRNLELALVTMSVVPALILVTGVWQIYARRAFMRVRQAIAIVNSNLQENVSGVRVIQSLSREDVNARRFSSVNQDNMQANIQAGRLQAAVMPMVEVLASAATALVVLYGGSKVLNGSMTLGTLTVFLFSIERFFMPVRDLVMQYTQLQRAMAGGVRIFEVLDTKPEIVDAPDAIELTDVRGEVEFQHVDFDYVEDVPVLRDINLHVMPGETIALVGTTGAGKTTLTALILRFYEVTRGRILIDGIDIKKIARRSLTRHTGVVLQDPFLFSGTVKDNILYGRLDASDEEVYEAAKAVGAHDFILRLENGYDTFLHERGQNLSVGQRQLISFARAVLARPKILILDEATANVDTRTEVIIQQALRELLRDRTSFVIAHRLSTIREATRILVMDHGRIAEEGTHEELLAKDGIYANLYRMTYEKLAAPEEGKVIETAPAGGSGG; from the coding sequence ATGGCTTTCTGGGGAGGAATGGGCGGCATGGGCGGGCCCGGCATGGGCATGGGCATGGGCCCCGGCATGGGGCGGCCGACCATGGGCCAGCAGGGACTTCGCCGCAGCGTCGACGCCTGGGATGACGAAGAGCTGGGCGCGGCCTACAACCACGCCGTTGTCATGCGGATCTTGCGCTACGTGCGGCCTTACAAGCTCCGTGCCCTGGGCGCGGTCGCCGGCGTCGTGATCACGGCTATACTCGCCAACATCCAGCCCGCGGTCATCGGCAACGCCGTGGACGCCGCCCAGCGCGGCGACACCGCCGGCGTCACTCGCAACGGCCTGCTCTTTCTCGGCTTCGCGCTGGGCGCGTGGCTCGGCATGTTCCTGCAGCTCTCCAACGCCGGTTGGATCGGGCACAGGGTGCTCTTGAAGCTGCGCACGGAGATGTTCGCCCACCTGCAGAAGCTGTCGCTCAAGTTCTACGACAACAACGAGACCGGGCGCGTAATGTCGCGCGTGCAGAACGACGTTACGTCGATGCAGGAGCTCCTCTCCTCCGGCTTCCTCACCATCTTCGGCGACTTCATCGGCCTCGCCGTCGTCATCTATCTGGTAACGAACCGCAACCTGGAACTGGCGCTGGTGACCATGAGCGTCGTTCCCGCGCTCATCCTCGTCACGGGCGTCTGGCAGATCTACGCCCGCCGCGCTTTCATGCGCGTCCGGCAGGCGATCGCCATCGTCAACTCGAACCTGCAGGAGAACGTCTCCGGCGTGCGCGTGATCCAGAGTCTGAGCCGGGAGGACGTGAACGCGCGCCGCTTCTCCAGCGTTAACCAGGACAACATGCAGGCCAATATCCAGGCCGGCCGCCTCCAGGCCGCCGTCATGCCGATGGTGGAAGTGCTTGCTTCGGCCGCTACCGCCCTCGTTGTGCTCTACGGAGGCAGCAAGGTCCTGAACGGCAGCATGACGCTCGGTACGCTGACCGTCTTCCTGTTCTCGATCGAGCGCTTCTTCATGCCGGTGCGCGACCTGGTCATGCAGTACACGCAGCTCCAGCGCGCGATGGCGGGCGGCGTCCGCATCTTCGAGGTGCTGGACACGAAGCCAGAGATCGTTGACGCCCCGGACGCCATCGAACTGACGGACGTGCGCGGAGAAGTGGAGTTCCAGCACGTCGACTTCGACTACGTCGAGGACGTGCCTGTGCTGCGGGACATCAACCTGCACGTGATGCCTGGTGAGACCATCGCCCTGGTGGGGACAACCGGAGCCGGCAAGACCACGCTCACGGCCCTCATCCTGCGCTTCTACGAGGTCACACGCGGCCGCATCCTCATCGACGGGATCGACATCAAGAAGATCGCCCGCCGCTCCCTGACCCGGCACACCGGTGTGGTGCTACAGGACCCGTTCCTTTTTAGCGGCACCGTGAAGGACAACATCCTCTACGGCCGCCTCGACGCTTCCGACGAGGAGGTCTACGAGGCCGCGAAGGCCGTCGGGGCTCACGACTTCATCCTGCGCCTCGAGAACGGCTACGACACCTTCCTGCACGAGCGCGGCCAGAACCTCTCGGTCGGACAGCGGCAGCTGATCAGCTTCGCCCGCGCCGTGCTGGCGCGGCCAAAGATCCTGATCCTCGACGAGGCCACGGCGAACGTCGATACCCGCACCGAGGTGATCATTCAGCAGGCCCTGCGGGAGCTCCTGCGCGACCGGACATCGTTCGTCATTGCCCACCGGCTATCGACGATCCGCGAGGCGACGCGCATCCTGGTGATGGACCACGGGCGCATTGCCGAAGAGGGCACCCACGAGGAGCTGCTGGCCAAGGACGGCATCTACGCCAACCTCTACCGCATGACCTACGAGAAGCTGGCCGCCCCCGAAGAGGGCAAGGTCATCGAGACCGCGCCCGCGGGGGGCTCCGGCGGGTAA
- a CDS encoding RidA family protein, with amino-acid sequence MRQNFSDGTPYEPIVGFSRAVRAGGHVFVSGTVGWTEELRVPVDADMYEQARLAIRHIERTLARAGATLSDVVRTRIFTTDISRWEDIARAHREAFGAIGPAATLVEVSRLASPEMLVEIEADALLASDA; translated from the coding sequence ATGCGCCAGAACTTCAGCGACGGTACGCCATACGAACCTATCGTTGGATTCAGCCGCGCCGTGCGGGCCGGCGGCCACGTCTTCGTCTCCGGCACGGTGGGCTGGACCGAGGAGCTGCGGGTGCCGGTGGATGCAGACATGTACGAGCAGGCGCGGCTGGCAATCCGCCACATCGAGCGCACCTTGGCCCGTGCCGGGGCGACGCTCTCCGACGTCGTCCGGACGCGTATCTTCACGACGGACATCTCCCGCTGGGAAGACATCGCCCGCGCTCATCGTGAGGCCTTCGGTGCCATCGGGCCGGCCGCGACGCTGGTCGAGGTCAGCCGCCTGGCGTCACCGGAGATGCTGGTGGAGATTGAAGCGGACGCGCTGCTGGCGTCGGACGCATGA
- a CDS encoding HAD family hydrolase encodes MRPRAVLFDLFGTLVHFSPEGYRRVLAEVAQVLTAPPFEFAQLWDAVRAQRETTMAGTLEEGLHYVLRTLGVYTHLDQFRRAVDLLHEADTRIEPYPDALSALRDLRRRGLKAAVVANAVATTARQWPASELAAQVDAAVFSCEAGARQPDARIYAAACDRLGVPACDCLYVGGSASPGIAGAEAAGMHPIVLVREDSEEARPSRGHDWPGPRVRSLAELAMLVGPGIGRRR; translated from the coding sequence ATGCGCCCGCGCGCCGTCCTCTTCGACCTCTTCGGCACCCTCGTCCACTTCTCGCCCGAGGGCTACCGCCGGGTGCTCGCCGAGGTCGCGCAGGTGCTCACCGCCCCGCCCTTTGAGTTCGCCCAACTCTGGGACGCCGTGCGCGCCCAGCGCGAGACTACGATGGCGGGCACGCTCGAGGAGGGCCTGCACTACGTCCTCCGGACCCTCGGCGTCTACACGCACCTGGACCAGTTCCGACGCGCGGTGGACCTCCTGCACGAGGCCGATACCCGGATCGAGCCGTACCCCGATGCCCTGAGCGCGCTGCGGGACCTGCGCCGCCGGGGCCTGAAGGCCGCGGTCGTGGCGAACGCGGTGGCCACTACTGCCAGACAGTGGCCGGCATCCGAACTCGCGGCGCAGGTCGACGCCGCCGTCTTCTCGTGCGAGGCCGGCGCGCGGCAACCCGATGCTCGCATCTACGCCGCCGCCTGTGACAGGCTCGGAGTGCCAGCTTGCGACTGTCTGTACGTCGGCGGCAGCGCGTCTCCGGGGATCGCTGGCGCCGAAGCCGCAGGCATGCACCCCATCGTGCTGGTCCGCGAGGACAGCGAGGAGGCGCGCCCGTCTCGGGGACACGACTGGCCCGGCCCGAGGGTCAGGTCGCTCGCGGAGCTGGCCATGCTGGTGGGACCCGGCATCGGCAGGAGGCGCTAG